One segment of Pleomorphomonas sp. PLEO DNA contains the following:
- a CDS encoding efflux RND transporter permease subunit — MKRFNLSDWSLDHKSLVWYFMIVFTLFGVFSYINLGREEDPSFSIKTMVVQAYWPGASVTEMTRQVTDRIEKKLQELPSLDFTRNLTRPGVTTVFVNLRSDTKAADVDGTWVRVRNLISDIRSEMPDGVVGPFFNDDFGDVYGNIYALTADGFTPRQLRDYAEDIRTRILSVENVGKVEIIGAEDEVIYLEFSPRQLAAYGLDEKAVLTTLAEQNAVNPSGTIETGSERVSVRVSGEFRSEKSLEAVNLRVNGRFFRLSDVAKISRGYADPPTELFRYNGEPAVGIAIGMKSGANLLKFGDALRAEMAKIEAELPIGIAVHQVADQPKLVEKAVSGFTQALFEAIAIVLLVSFLSLGLRAGVVVALSIPLVLAITFMVMETSNISLQRVSLGALIIALGLLVDDAMIAVEMMIARLEKGDSLRTAATAVYTSTAFPMLTGTLVTVAGFVPVGLNSSAAGEFTFTMFVVIAVSLVVSWIVAVVFTPLIGVTVLPAKLKHQKTEKTRFARGFERLLVVGLRNRFIVIGLTLLVFGTSLYGLTHVQQQFFPDSDRSELIVDFTLPQNASIEETGRVIARFEKDMLAGKDGVDHWSSYIGRGAVRFLLTFDQEPAAPYFGQLVVVTRDEETRNRLRAEFSDYLRRTFPGVDSFVRLLEIGPPVGRPVAYRLSGPDIEGVRDAVGRLAAVVASNPHVDNVAADWGEPGRVVKVDVMQDKARLLGVSSQDISNALYGIIGGATVTKIRDDIYQIDVIGRAVSEERNSIETLKNLQLASQTGSSVPLAAVANLRYELEQPVVWSRNRLPTVTVKAARADATQADTIVKQLKPAIDAFAATLPAGYRLAIAGSAEESQKAMTPIIAVVPLMAFLMLTVLMIQLQSFSRLVLVVAVAPLALIGVVAALLPTGAPLGFVAILGVLALIGILIRNSVILVDQIERLRAEGMPAWNAVIEATEHRFRPIVLTALAASLGLVPIANEVFWQPMAFAMIGGIIVGTALTLIFLPALYVTWFGIREEKAPPAV; from the coding sequence GTGAAGAGGTTCAATCTCTCGGACTGGTCGCTCGATCATAAATCCCTCGTCTGGTATTTTATGATCGTCTTCACGCTGTTCGGCGTGTTCTCCTATATCAACCTCGGCCGCGAGGAAGATCCATCTTTCAGCATCAAGACCATGGTGGTCCAGGCCTATTGGCCGGGCGCTTCGGTCACTGAGATGACCCGGCAGGTCACCGACCGAATCGAGAAAAAGCTGCAGGAGCTGCCGAGCCTCGACTTCACGCGCAACCTGACACGGCCGGGCGTCACCACCGTGTTTGTCAATCTTCGCAGCGACACCAAGGCTGCCGATGTCGACGGCACATGGGTGAGGGTGCGCAACCTGATCTCCGACATCCGCTCCGAAATGCCGGACGGCGTGGTCGGCCCGTTTTTCAACGACGACTTCGGCGACGTCTACGGCAACATCTATGCGCTGACGGCTGATGGCTTCACCCCGCGCCAGCTGCGCGATTATGCCGAGGATATCCGCACCCGCATTCTCTCGGTGGAGAATGTCGGCAAGGTGGAGATCATCGGCGCCGAGGACGAGGTGATCTATCTTGAGTTTTCACCGCGTCAGCTGGCCGCCTACGGACTCGATGAAAAGGCGGTGCTGACGACGCTCGCCGAGCAGAACGCCGTCAACCCGTCCGGTACGATCGAGACGGGCTCCGAGCGGGTATCGGTGCGGGTATCAGGCGAATTCCGATCGGAAAAGAGCCTCGAAGCGGTCAACCTCCGCGTCAACGGCCGCTTCTTCCGGCTGTCCGACGTGGCAAAGATCAGCCGTGGCTATGCCGACCCGCCAACCGAGCTGTTCCGCTACAACGGCGAGCCGGCCGTCGGCATTGCCATCGGCATGAAGTCCGGCGCCAACCTCTTGAAGTTCGGCGACGCGCTCCGGGCCGAGATGGCCAAGATCGAAGCGGAACTGCCCATCGGCATCGCCGTGCATCAGGTCGCAGACCAACCCAAGCTGGTCGAAAAAGCGGTCTCCGGTTTCACGCAGGCACTGTTCGAAGCGATCGCCATCGTCTTGCTGGTCAGCTTCCTCAGCCTCGGTCTTCGCGCCGGGGTGGTCGTCGCGCTGTCTATTCCGCTGGTGCTCGCCATTACTTTCATGGTGATGGAGACCTCGAACATCTCGCTGCAGAGAGTGTCACTCGGCGCGCTGATCATCGCCCTCGGTCTTCTCGTCGACGACGCCATGATTGCCGTCGAGATGATGATCGCCCGCCTCGAAAAGGGAGATTCGCTCAGAACGGCGGCGACCGCCGTCTACACATCCACCGCCTTCCCGATGCTGACGGGCACACTGGTGACGGTGGCCGGTTTCGTTCCCGTCGGCCTCAATTCATCGGCGGCCGGCGAGTTCACCTTCACCATGTTCGTGGTCATCGCCGTGTCGCTGGTGGTCTCCTGGATCGTCGCTGTGGTGTTCACGCCGTTGATCGGCGTTACCGTGCTGCCGGCCAAGCTGAAGCATCAAAAGACGGAGAAGACCCGCTTCGCGCGCGGTTTCGAGCGCCTGCTGGTTGTCGGTCTGCGCAACCGTTTCATCGTCATCGGCCTGACGCTCCTTGTCTTCGGCACCTCGCTCTATGGCCTCACTCACGTCCAGCAGCAATTCTTCCCGGACAGTGATCGCTCCGAACTGATCGTCGACTTCACGTTGCCGCAGAACGCCTCCATTGAGGAAACAGGGCGGGTAATTGCCCGCTTCGAAAAGGATATGTTGGCTGGCAAGGACGGCGTCGACCATTGGTCGTCTTATATCGGTCGTGGCGCGGTGCGCTTCCTGCTCACCTTCGACCAGGAACCGGCAGCCCCCTATTTCGGCCAGCTCGTTGTCGTCACGCGCGACGAGGAGACACGCAACCGCCTCAGGGCGGAGTTCTCCGATTATCTCCGCCGCACGTTCCCCGGCGTCGATAGCTTCGTTCGCCTCTTGGAAATCGGCCCGCCGGTCGGCCGCCCAGTCGCCTATCGCCTGTCCGGGCCGGACATCGAAGGCGTACGCGACGCCGTCGGGCGGCTCGCCGCCGTCGTTGCCAGCAATCCTCATGTCGACAATGTCGCCGCCGACTGGGGCGAGCCGGGACGCGTCGTCAAGGTCGACGTCATGCAGGACAAGGCACGCCTGCTCGGCGTCTCATCGCAGGATATTTCCAACGCCCTCTATGGCATCATCGGTGGCGCCACCGTGACCAAGATCCGGGACGACATCTATCAGATTGATGTCATCGGCCGTGCCGTGTCGGAAGAACGCAATTCCATCGAGACCCTCAAGAACCTGCAGCTCGCCAGCCAGACCGGATCCAGCGTGCCGCTCGCCGCCGTCGCCAACCTCCGCTACGAGTTGGAGCAGCCGGTGGTGTGGAGCCGCAACCGCCTGCCGACCGTCACCGTCAAGGCCGCGCGCGCCGACGCCACGCAAGCCGACACCATCGTCAAGCAACTCAAGCCGGCGATCGATGCCTTTGCCGCCACGTTGCCGGCCGGCTATCGGCTAGCAATTGCCGGATCGGCCGAGGAATCGCAGAAGGCGATGACGCCGATCATTGCCGTCGTACCGCTGATGGCCTTCCTGATGCTCACCGTGCTGATGATTCAGCTTCAGAGCTTCAGCCGTCTCGTGCTGGTGGTGGCGGTAGCGCCTTTGGCGCTGATCGGCGTGGTGGCGGCGCTTCTCCCAACCGGCGCGCCGCTGGGCTTCGTCGCCATCCTCGGCGTGCTGGCCCTGATCGGCATTCTCATCCGCAACTCCGTCATCCTGGTTGACCAGATCGAGCGGCTGAGGGCGGAAGGTATGCCCGCCTGGAACGCGGTGATCGAGGCGACGGAGCATCGCTTCCGGCCGATCGTTCTGACGGCGCTGGCGGCCAGCCTTGGCCTGGTCCCGATTGCCAACGAAGTATTCTGGCAACCGATGGCCTTCGCCATGATCGGCGGCATCATCGTCGGCACTGCCCTGACGCTGATCTTCCTGCCGGCGCTCTATGTCACCTGGTTCGGCATCCGCGAGGAAAAAGCCCCGCCCGCGGTGTAG
- a CDS encoding efflux RND transporter periplasmic adaptor subunit — translation MRLLLSLIAACSIPFSSAFADEPLASVSKPVAVRVTTARLVPHSETLALTGEVRARASSQLSFRVSGRIAQRFFEVGDHVKKGDLLARLDPSQQQADVANAEAALAAAEAGARQAASAFDRQKTLLDKGFTTQSAFDAATKAVRTTSGTIDSAKAALDIARANLTYTELRADADGAVTTRNADAGEVVAAARPIFIVATDGPRDAVFDVYEQLFLLISTLPDITVGLVKDPSVAVPGKVREISPTVETRTGTVRVKVDIGNPPAIMSLGAPVTGRIASRQTRAVLLPARALNENDGAAAVWVISSNGASAELRPIGIAAYTTDGIVVDSGLADGDRVVTSGGKLLRPGASVEIVGEDAP, via the coding sequence GTGAGGCTTCTGCTGTCGTTGATCGCTGCGTGTTCCATCCCTTTTTCATCCGCATTCGCCGACGAGCCGCTCGCTAGCGTCAGCAAACCCGTTGCCGTCAGGGTTACGACGGCTAGGTTGGTGCCCCACAGCGAGACGCTTGCGCTAACCGGCGAGGTTCGGGCCCGCGCTTCGTCCCAGCTTTCCTTTCGTGTTTCCGGCCGGATCGCCCAACGCTTCTTCGAGGTCGGCGATCACGTGAAGAAAGGCGACCTTCTCGCTCGTCTCGATCCTAGCCAGCAGCAGGCTGACGTTGCCAATGCCGAGGCGGCACTGGCCGCCGCCGAAGCTGGCGCCCGGCAGGCGGCGTCAGCCTTTGACAGGCAGAAGACATTGCTCGACAAGGGTTTTACGACCCAGTCGGCCTTTGACGCAGCGACGAAGGCGGTACGGACCACGAGTGGGACAATCGATTCGGCGAAGGCCGCTCTCGACATCGCCCGGGCCAATCTCACCTACACCGAGCTTCGGGCGGATGCCGACGGCGCCGTTACCACTCGTAATGCCGATGCCGGTGAGGTCGTCGCCGCCGCGCGACCGATCTTCATCGTCGCCACTGATGGTCCGCGCGACGCCGTCTTCGACGTCTACGAACAGCTATTCCTACTGATTTCCACCCTGCCGGACATAACAGTTGGCCTCGTCAAGGACCCATCCGTGGCCGTGCCCGGCAAGGTGCGCGAAATATCGCCAACCGTCGAAACCCGGACTGGAACGGTGCGAGTCAAGGTCGACATCGGCAATCCACCGGCCATCATGAGTCTTGGTGCACCGGTCACCGGTCGCATCGCCAGTCGGCAAACGCGCGCCGTGCTTTTACCCGCCCGCGCGCTGAACGAAAACGACGGAGCCGCCGCTGTATGGGTGATCTCCTCCAATGGCGCCAGCGCCGAACTTCGGCCGATTGGTATCGCCGCCTACACCACCGACGGCATCGTGGTTGATTCCGGCCTTGCGGATGGCGACCGTGTGGTCACCAGCGGCGGCAAACTGCTCCGCCCCGGTGCCAGCGTGGAAATCGTCGGGGAGGACGCGCCATGA
- a CDS encoding ABC transporter substrate-binding protein — protein MTVPSMPAGMSRRRFLECLTTAAALVALPAQAAAPLDRLTVWGMPASPSVVLARAVASGALSKLVGEARFDVWRTADQMRAGVVSGDISLFAAPSYAAANLFNRGAGVRLVNVLTWGLLYIFAGQGVRLERIEDLRGKTLLVGAKNDAPDLLTRFVLKSAGLDPDRDVSLSYVGTSAEAVPLLLAGKADAAVLPEPAASAAEIRAKQAGVAVTRALDVTELYAVRSGRPAGIPQAGLAVTDAFLEAHPDVVAALHAASVEAAGWVGDNPKAAAGLIADQLKLPAPIIEASLPRFRLKVMSAWDAKADLEAYFQALMTLSPDIVAGRLPEPAFYWGS, from the coding sequence ATGACAGTTCCCTCCATGCCAGCTGGCATGAGCCGCCGGCGCTTCCTCGAGTGCCTGACCACCGCCGCTGCCCTCGTTGCGCTGCCGGCTCAGGCTGCCGCGCCCCTCGACCGCTTGACGGTATGGGGTATGCCGGCTTCGCCATCGGTGGTGCTGGCTCGGGCTGTGGCTTCGGGTGCGCTCTCCAAGCTGGTGGGGGAGGCGCGCTTCGATGTCTGGCGCACGGCCGATCAGATGCGGGCCGGGGTCGTCTCGGGCGACATTTCACTGTTCGCCGCGCCGAGCTATGCCGCCGCCAACCTTTTTAACCGTGGTGCCGGCGTCCGTCTCGTCAACGTTCTGACCTGGGGTCTGCTCTACATCTTCGCCGGGCAGGGCGTGCGCCTCGAACGGATCGAAGACCTTCGGGGGAAGACGTTGCTGGTCGGTGCCAAGAACGATGCCCCCGATCTTCTCACCCGCTTCGTGCTCAAGTCGGCAGGGCTCGATCCGGACCGGGATGTCAGCCTTTCCTATGTCGGCACGTCGGCCGAGGCGGTGCCGCTGCTTCTGGCCGGCAAGGCTGATGCCGCCGTGTTGCCGGAGCCGGCTGCGAGCGCCGCCGAGATCAGGGCAAAGCAGGCAGGCGTTGCGGTCACGCGCGCCCTCGACGTTACCGAGCTCTACGCAGTCCGCAGCGGCCGTCCCGCCGGCATTCCGCAGGCCGGCCTCGCGGTGACGGACGCCTTTCTTGAGGCCCATCCCGACGTCGTCGCGGCGCTGCATGCCGCTTCGGTGGAGGCGGCCGGCTGGGTCGGCGACAATCCGAAAGCCGCGGCGGGGCTCATCGCCGATCAGTTGAAGCTGCCGGCGCCGATCATCGAGGCCTCACTGCCGCGTTTCCGCCTGAAAGTGATGTCGGCGTGGGACGCCAAGGCCGATCTCGAAGCCTACTTCCAGGCACTGATGACCCTTTCGCCGGACATCGTCGCCGGACGCCTGCCGGAACCAGCCTTCTATTGGGGAAGCTGA
- a CDS encoding efflux RND transporter periplasmic adaptor subunit encodes MIRQLAIAALAGLALVACQEKAQTPPAVRPVMSARVAVGDIDQQSFVGTIEARDKTDLSFQVLGRLMTRNVDVGDLVQSGDLIATIDATTLDLTARSAEAALGNRRAERENAAATVARVEALRTSGTAAESSLDDARAAFDAADAAVRQAEADLAKARDALGYAELRAGFGGVVTATGAEPGQTVSAGQSVVTIAKPDPRDAVIDMPDWMAGALAPATPFIVAPQIASDQPIAGRLREIAPEADPVTRTRRVKIALSDPTSLFRLGSTVEVRADQQATPAITLPEAAVLTRQGGSFVWVVKIDEASRAARREGSVALRPVNTAPAGDGRLRIVSGLSAGERVAIAGVHSLEDGQKVLVLANDRDDAQGDAS; translated from the coding sequence ATGATCCGCCAGTTGGCCATCGCAGCTCTCGCCGGCCTTGCGCTCGTCGCCTGCCAGGAGAAAGCCCAGACGCCGCCGGCGGTGCGACCGGTCATGTCGGCGCGTGTCGCTGTTGGCGACATCGACCAGCAATCCTTTGTTGGCACCATCGAGGCGCGCGACAAGACCGACCTGAGCTTCCAGGTGCTTGGCCGGCTGATGACGCGCAACGTTGACGTCGGCGATCTGGTGCAATCCGGTGACCTCATCGCGACCATCGACGCCACCACACTCGATCTCACCGCCCGTTCCGCTGAGGCAGCTCTTGGAAACCGCCGAGCCGAGCGGGAAAATGCCGCCGCGACAGTTGCTCGCGTCGAGGCGCTTCGGACGAGCGGCACCGCAGCCGAGTCTAGCCTTGACGACGCCCGAGCCGCTTTTGACGCCGCTGATGCCGCCGTTCGCCAGGCGGAGGCTGATCTCGCCAAGGCGCGCGACGCTCTTGGTTATGCCGAACTCAGGGCCGGCTTTGGCGGCGTCGTCACTGCAACCGGGGCAGAACCCGGTCAGACGGTGTCCGCCGGCCAAAGCGTCGTCACCATCGCCAAGCCCGACCCGCGCGATGCCGTCATCGACATGCCCGACTGGATGGCAGGCGCACTGGCGCCAGCGACACCTTTCATCGTCGCCCCCCAGATCGCGTCCGACCAGCCGATCGCTGGCCGACTGCGGGAAATCGCGCCGGAAGCGGACCCCGTCACCCGGACGCGCCGCGTCAAGATTGCCCTTTCCGACCCAACCAGCCTGTTCCGCCTCGGCTCCACAGTGGAAGTCCGCGCCGATCAGCAGGCAACTCCCGCCATCACGCTGCCGGAGGCGGCCGTACTGACACGCCAAGGCGGCAGCTTTGTCTGGGTGGTCAAGATCGACGAAGCGAGCCGCGCCGCACGGCGCGAAGGCAGCGTCGCGCTCCGGCCGGTGAACACCGCGCCAGCCGGCGATGGACGCCTCCGTATCGTATCGGGTCTTTCAGCGGGCGAGCGCGTGGCCATCGCCGGCGTTCACAGTCTTGAAGACGGACAAAAGGTTTTGGTACTGGCGAACGACCGTGATGATGCCCAGGGAGATGCATCGTGA
- a CDS encoding ABC transporter permease: MPRIPWHRLAGGGGERRWAMLGLAGVVALWEIGHRAYGDFVLPSPLATVLALGRLASGGDLWPAVVTTARDAFSGFLAATLIGSLLGGLAGRSLSVRAMLQPIATILIGVPAIAWVVLSLLWFGGSGLAATFSVAVAVGPLVFAAATQGTRTVDGSLCTMARAFRVPLGARIVDVYLPHVLSHLLPALGTALAMSWKVAVMAELLSGAGGIGDGLAAARAEVDTAKTMAWVVVVVALLLIVERLLIEPVRRYFETWRRGLPGEAA, encoded by the coding sequence ATGCCGAGGATCCCCTGGCACCGGCTGGCCGGTGGCGGTGGCGAGCGCCGCTGGGCGATGCTCGGGCTTGCCGGTGTTGTCGCGCTCTGGGAAATCGGACATCGCGCTTATGGTGACTTCGTGCTGCCCTCGCCGTTGGCGACGGTTCTCGCGTTGGGGCGGCTGGCGTCTGGTGGCGATCTCTGGCCGGCGGTGGTGACGACGGCGCGCGATGCGTTCAGCGGCTTTCTCGCGGCGACATTGATCGGTTCGCTCTTGGGTGGTCTTGCTGGCCGCTCGTTGTCGGTGCGGGCCATGTTGCAGCCGATTGCCACTATCCTGATCGGTGTGCCGGCCATCGCCTGGGTGGTGCTGTCGCTCTTGTGGTTCGGTGGCTCGGGGCTTGCCGCCACGTTTTCAGTCGCGGTCGCGGTCGGTCCCCTGGTGTTTGCCGCCGCGACGCAGGGCACCCGCACCGTCGATGGCAGCCTCTGCACCATGGCGCGCGCTTTCCGAGTGCCGCTTGGCGCTCGGATCGTCGACGTTTATCTGCCGCATGTCCTGTCCCATCTGCTGCCGGCGCTCGGCACGGCGCTCGCCATGAGCTGGAAGGTGGCCGTCATGGCCGAGTTGCTGTCCGGGGCCGGCGGTATCGGCGACGGCCTCGCGGCGGCGCGGGCCGAGGTCGACACGGCCAAGACCATGGCCTGGGTGGTCGTGGTGGTGGCGCTGCTGTTGATCGTTGAACGCCTCCTCATCGAACCGGTGCGCCGGTATTTCGAGACATGGCGGCGCGGTCTGCCGGGAGAGGCGGCATGA
- a CDS encoding FAD-dependent oxidoreductase → MAQVVYGVWDGIVHDYRQGRVVEGTTPPDLKDFEVFDENNPIRAFVADRGFFVFDEKVNLIDTFWQYLSKAADESCGKCTPCRMGTVLVRDALGAMRRGLEGDLSLDEIATMAEQMRATSLCGLGQSCGTALGKAIAAFRDEFEAELAKKEPARPQNSMSYMTAPCIEACPSKVNVPRYIDYIRDGKPEHSLGVILQKYPMAATCSRVCVRFCEAACRRKMVDEAVGIKILKRYVAEYQTGAHPLVFSKDMIANILPEDQRVVVVGAGPAGVSCAYHLLMRGYHVDIYEAQGEMGGMAAIGIPSYRLPKDVLLNEMNAITKLGGRFFFNQRLGTDFSVDDLMQRGYKSVFLALGCQEGTKMGCENEDTSLQGYESGIGFLLKVHDHVAGIKTHNIEGEVVVVGGGNVAMDCVRSAIRMGAKKVHLVYRRTEADMPADREEVVAAHDEGIEFHVLTNPLAIVSEDGKVVGVKLTKMEQTEVDAKGRRNVRPIPGSEYVMPCSVVIAAIGQQVDTGSVKPEDGVEMSKWNWVVANKESLATSRPGVFAGGDCYLGPSTLIAAMADGLKAARNIDDYLRRGSTRFFPRSRMRKILDNNKLFSNDCIEVPVKNEYRVHHPELSPEVRKTMFGEVEQIISSEDAYKESMRCMRCYRIYSVITEHSIPEGAA, encoded by the coding sequence ATGGCACAGGTTGTTTATGGCGTGTGGGACGGCATCGTCCACGATTATCGCCAGGGAAGGGTCGTGGAGGGCACAACGCCTCCCGACCTCAAGGATTTCGAGGTGTTCGACGAAAACAACCCGATCCGTGCCTTCGTGGCCGATCGCGGCTTCTTCGTCTTCGATGAGAAGGTCAATCTCATCGACACCTTCTGGCAGTATCTCAGCAAGGCTGCCGACGAGTCCTGCGGCAAATGCACCCCCTGCCGCATGGGTACCGTGCTGGTACGCGACGCGCTTGGCGCCATGCGCCGCGGCCTTGAAGGCGACCTCAGCCTCGACGAGATCGCCACCATGGCCGAGCAGATGCGCGCCACCTCGCTCTGCGGCCTCGGCCAGTCCTGCGGTACGGCCCTAGGCAAGGCGATCGCCGCCTTCCGCGACGAGTTCGAAGCGGAACTTGCCAAGAAAGAGCCGGCCCGTCCTCAGAATTCCATGAGCTACATGACGGCGCCGTGCATCGAGGCCTGCCCGTCCAAGGTCAACGTCCCGCGCTACATCGACTACATCCGCGACGGCAAGCCCGAGCATTCGCTGGGCGTCATCCTGCAGAAGTATCCGATGGCCGCCACCTGCAGCCGCGTCTGCGTCCGCTTCTGTGAGGCGGCCTGCCGCCGCAAGATGGTCGACGAAGCCGTCGGCATCAAGATCCTGAAGCGCTACGTCGCCGAATACCAGACCGGAGCGCATCCGCTGGTGTTCTCCAAGGACATGATCGCCAACATTCTGCCGGAAGATCAGCGCGTCGTCGTCGTCGGTGCCGGCCCGGCTGGCGTTTCTTGCGCCTATCATCTTCTGATGCGCGGCTATCACGTCGACATCTACGAAGCCCAGGGCGAGATGGGCGGCATGGCCGCCATCGGCATCCCGTCCTACCGCCTGCCGAAAGACGTTCTTCTCAACGAGATGAACGCCATCACCAAGCTCGGCGGCCGCTTCTTCTTCAACCAGCGCCTCGGCACCGACTTCTCGGTCGATGACCTGATGCAGCGTGGCTACAAGTCGGTGTTCCTCGCCCTCGGCTGCCAGGAAGGCACCAAGATGGGCTGTGAGAACGAAGACACCAGCCTGCAGGGCTACGAGTCCGGCATTGGTTTCCTGCTCAAGGTCCACGACCACGTCGCCGGCATCAAGACGCACAATATCGAGGGCGAAGTGGTGGTGGTCGGTGGCGGCAACGTCGCCATGGACTGTGTCCGCTCGGCCATCCGCATGGGGGCCAAGAAAGTCCATCTGGTCTACCGCCGCACCGAAGCCGACATGCCGGCCGATCGTGAGGAGGTAGTGGCTGCCCATGACGAGGGTATCGAGTTCCACGTACTGACCAATCCGCTGGCCATCGTTTCGGAAGACGGCAAGGTCGTCGGCGTCAAGCTGACCAAGATGGAGCAGACCGAGGTCGACGCCAAGGGTCGCCGCAACGTGCGGCCGATCCCCGGCAGCGAATACGTGATGCCCTGCTCGGTGGTGATCGCCGCCATCGGCCAGCAGGTCGACACCGGCTCGGTCAAGCCCGAAGACGGCGTCGAGATGAGCAAGTGGAACTGGGTGGTCGCCAACAAGGAATCGCTCGCCACGTCGCGGCCGGGCGTGTTCGCCGGCGGCGACTGCTACCTCGGACCATCAACGCTGATCGCTGCCATGGCCGACGGCCTCAAGGCCGCCCGCAATATCGACGACTACCTGCGGCGGGGCTCGACCCGCTTCTTCCCGCGCTCGCGGATGCGCAAGATCCTGGACAACAACAAGCTGTTCTCCAACGATTGCATCGAAGTGCCGGTCAAGAACGAGTACCGCGTCCACCATCCGGAACTGTCACCGGAAGTGCGCAAGACCATGTTCGGGGAAGTCGAGCAGATCATCAGCTCGGAGGACGCCTACAAGGAGTCCATGCGCTGCATGCGCTGCTACCGCATCTATTCCGTGATCACCGAACATTCCATCCCCGAAGGAGCGGCGTGA
- a CDS encoding CpsD/CapB family tyrosine-protein kinase, giving the protein MAIVAGLGLGLGLAFLNENFIGGFTSDQQFEAVLNVPVISSVPLLSRAGRSITERSQVANELLDHPLTAYSESIRRIRLGLENMLRRKLQDKSREGGLIVMVGSAIPGEGKTTTAIAIARAFAMSGKRVLLVDCDLRRPSIAPSLELTPESGLADYLTLSLDSQSIRQFVTKDKVPGLDMIVGKNTHRTSTDSLIETAQFNLLMELAKERFEIIVLDTPPILPVVDAQYLATRADIVTLVVHWASTSQRDVRSAINDLRTTAGDDLPIAAVLSKAELGVGSYRNKYNSYYYYAPES; this is encoded by the coding sequence TTGGCAATCGTCGCCGGCCTTGGCCTTGGCCTTGGCCTTGCCTTCCTCAACGAGAACTTCATTGGTGGCTTCACCTCGGACCAGCAGTTCGAGGCGGTCCTCAACGTGCCGGTCATCTCGTCCGTCCCCCTGTTGTCGCGCGCAGGGCGTTCGATTACCGAGCGATCGCAGGTGGCCAATGAACTCCTCGACCACCCCCTTACTGCCTACAGCGAGTCGATCCGGCGCATTAGGCTCGGCCTGGAAAACATGCTGAGGCGCAAGCTTCAGGACAAGAGCCGGGAAGGCGGTCTTATCGTCATGGTCGGCTCGGCCATCCCGGGCGAAGGCAAGACGACGACCGCCATCGCCATCGCCCGCGCCTTTGCCATGTCCGGCAAGCGCGTGCTGCTGGTCGACTGCGATCTACGCCGGCCTTCGATCGCTCCTTCTCTAGAGTTGACCCCGGAGAGCGGCCTTGCCGACTACCTGACTCTATCGCTCGATTCCCAATCGATCCGTCAGTTCGTCACCAAGGACAAGGTGCCCGGCCTCGACATGATCGTCGGCAAGAACACCCACAGAACGTCCACTGACAGTCTCATCGAAACCGCGCAGTTCAATCTTCTGATGGAACTTGCCAAAGAGCGGTTTGAGATCATTGTGCTTGATACGCCGCCGATCCTGCCCGTCGTCGATGCCCAGTATCTCGCCACGCGCGCCGACATCGTCACGCTGGTTGTCCATTGGGCCTCCACCTCCCAGCGCGACGTACGCTCGGCGATCAACGATCTCAGGACCACCGCCGGCGACGATCTGCCGATTGCCGCCGTGTTGTCCAAGGCCGAACTCGGCGTCGGCTCCTACCGCAACAAGTACAACAGCTATTATTACTACGCGCCTGAAAGCTGA
- a CDS encoding ABC transporter ATP-binding protein, protein MSEAGALVASGVSHGFAGTKVLDRIDLQVPRGGVLAILGPSGGGKTTLLHILGGLLNPDSGRLDLPFGRPAFVFQDPLLLPWRTARGNVAFGLAGLRLTRAERLSQARTMLVKVGLGQGAADLYPHQLSGGMKKRVALARALAVKPDVLLLDEAFSALDVGLSREMQQLVRLDAQERGVTVVLVTHDLSEAVRIADRVVVLAGRPGRIVARLSIDRPARLRDDAYVEAEIRRIAALEAVLDAFRTTLSG, encoded by the coding sequence ATGAGCGAGGCGGGGGCGCTCGTTGCCAGCGGCGTATCGCATGGCTTTGCCGGTACAAAAGTGCTCGACAGGATCGACCTGCAAGTCCCAAGGGGCGGCGTGCTCGCCATTCTTGGGCCGTCCGGTGGCGGCAAGACGACGCTGCTCCATATCCTGGGCGGCCTCTTAAACCCCGACAGTGGCCGCCTCGACCTGCCGTTTGGCCGGCCGGCCTTCGTTTTTCAGGATCCGCTTCTCCTGCCTTGGCGAACGGCGCGCGGCAACGTCGCCTTCGGTCTTGCCGGCCTGCGGCTTACCCGCGCCGAGCGTCTCAGCCAGGCGCGGACGATGCTGGTCAAGGTCGGCCTGGGACAGGGCGCCGCTGATCTTTACCCGCATCAGCTTTCCGGTGGCATGAAGAAACGGGTAGCGCTGGCGCGAGCCCTTGCCGTCAAGCCTGACGTCTTGCTGCTCGATGAGGCCTTTTCAGCACTCGATGTCGGTCTGTCGCGCGAGATGCAGCAGCTTGTTCGCCTCGACGCACAGGAGCGTGGGGTGACGGTGGTGCTGGTGACCCACGATCTCTCAGAGGCCGTGCGCATTGCCGATCGGGTGGTGGTGCTGGCGGGACGGCCGGGGCGCATTGTCGCCCGCCTTTCCATCGACCGGCCAGCCCGCCTCAGGGACGATGCCTATGTGGAAGCGGAAATTCGCCGCATCGCAGCGCTTGAGGCGGTCCTCGACGCTTTTCGCACCACGTTGTCGGGCTGA